TCCAGATATGGGTTTTTTATATTAAAGTTTTTGAATAATAGGTTTAATGCTTGTATTTAAAGGGCATAAAAAAAAGAGCATGATTTTCTCATCCTCTTTGTAGCATATATATTTTATTACATATCGTTATCTGTCATATCACTGATCATTTTTTTGTATTTCTTTACTTTAGCGAAAAAGAAAATAGATGTACCTAATGTTAAGACTGAAGTAATTGCCATCGCTTCATCATGCCATTTCACTTCATGAACAGCCGGAACGATAACCCCTAAATAAAAAAAGACTCCAACAGCTAGCAAAACAATGGCAAATCGTTTGTAGTCTGCCAATTTCCCCGACAAGTCCTTCAACGTTTTCTCCATTTTTATCCCTGCTTTCTACTTTTCTATAACTCTACTGTACCATAAGCATGGTCGTCTTTTCTTTAGCAATTGATAGCATGTTAGGAAAATAATAACAAGAAAAAAACTGCCTTCTATAAAAGGCAGTTTTCTTCTTATTTTAAGCCTTGTTCCAAATCCTCTAACAAGTCCTCTACGTCTTCTAAACCTACTGAAATGCGGACAAGTCCATCGGTAATGCCAAGTTCTGCTCTTCTTTCTGCTGGAATAGATGCATGCGTCATTTTTGCTGGTACAGATATTAGACTTTCCACTGCCCCAAGACTTTCTGCTAAAGTAAAATACTTTACTTTGCTAAGAAGCTTATCGGCATTTTCTGCACTGCCAACATCAAAGCTGATCATTCCGCCAAAACCTGACGCTTGTTTTTTACTGATTTCATGATTTGGGTGTGTTTCCAGTCCTGGATAGTACACTTTAGATACAGCAGGATGCTTTTCAAGGAATGCGACGATTTCGCTGGCGCTTTTTTCATGTTCCTCCATTCGAATACCTAACGTTTTCATTCCGCGGATTAACAGCCATGAATCATGCGGTCCAAGCACTCCTCCAGTGGAATTCTGAATAAAATGCAAATCTTCTCCTAGTTTCTCATTCTTAACTGCAACAAGACCTGAGACAACATCGCTATGGCCGCCTAAGTACTTTGTAGCACTGTGTAAGACGATATCTGCACCGAGTGTTAATGGTGTTTGCCAATATGGTGTGGAGAAGGTATTATCAACAATCGTTACTAATCCAAGCTCCTTCGCTGCAAAGGAAGCTGCTTGAATATCAGTGATTTTCAGCAACGGATTTGTCGGTGTTTCGATATAAAGTGCCACGGTATTTTCTTTTACTGCTTCTTTTATATTGTCGATATCGCTCGTATCAATAAAGGTAGCTTCTATTCCAAATTTATTAAGCACCTTTGTTATTACCCGAAATGTGCCACCATAAACATCATCTGTTATTAAAATATGATCGCCTTGTTTAAACAGCATTATAACCGCCGTAATAGCTGCCATTCCGGAGCTAAATGCAAATCCCCTAGTTCCGTGCTCTAAATCCTTTATAAGCTCCTCCAGGGCGTGGCGGGTAGGATTGCCTGTTCGTGAATATTCAAACCCTTTATGATTGCCTACTCCTTCTTGCTTATAAGTGCTGACTTGATAAATTGGAACATTGACAGCACCTGTATGCGGATCTCCTGGTATTCCTCCGTGAATGAGCATCGTTTTGCGTTTCATTTAAATTCCTCCTTCAAAAATCTTTTTACTAATATAGCGGTCGCTGCTGTCCGGTAGGATTACAACTATATTGGTGCCTGGTGCAGCTAGTTTCGCTTCTGCCAAGGCGG
This DNA window, taken from Niallia sp. Man26, encodes the following:
- a CDS encoding bifunctional cystathionine gamma-lyase/homocysteine desulfhydrase; the protein is MKRKTMLIHGGIPGDPHTGAVNVPIYQVSTYKQEGVGNHKGFEYSRTGNPTRHALEELIKDLEHGTRGFAFSSGMAAITAVIMLFKQGDHILITDDVYGGTFRVITKVLNKFGIEATFIDTSDIDNIKEAVKENTVALYIETPTNPLLKITDIQAASFAAKELGLVTIVDNTFSTPYWQTPLTLGADIVLHSATKYLGGHSDVVSGLVAVKNEKLGEDLHFIQNSTGGVLGPHDSWLLIRGMKTLGIRMEEHEKSASEIVAFLEKHPAVSKVYYPGLETHPNHEISKKQASGFGGMISFDVGSAENADKLLSKVKYFTLAESLGAVESLISVPAKMTHASIPAERRAELGITDGLVRISVGLEDVEDLLEDLEQGLK
- a CDS encoding YrhC family protein produces the protein MEKTLKDLSGKLADYKRFAIVLLAVGVFFYLGVIVPAVHEVKWHDEAMAITSVLTLGTSIFFFAKVKKYKKMISDMTDNDM